DNA from Algisphaera agarilytica:
GCTCTGCAGCAGTTCAAGCCCTTGGCCGGTGAGCCCAACAAGGATGGCGCCCGAACCTCGGGCGTCGGGGTCGTGATCTTTCAGAAGTCGGTCGATCAGACCAGATAACTCTTCTCGGCTGAATCGATTGGCCAAGACGACACAGGCCAAGTCGCGGACAGCGCTCCGGTCGTTAAGACGAAGGGTGTCAACAAGCCATTGCGGCTCCGCGTCACGGCTTACCCTTGTGGCGGCGATGCGCACGAGGTGGGGCATGGCGGGATCAAGCTTCACGTCCAACGATGCGGGGGCGGCGGACTCAAAAGCGATCAATGTGTCTGTGTCATCCCATGAACCGCTGAAGAAATTCTCGGGCGGGGCCGGTCGCACCGAGGCCTCGTACGGTTGAGTGGTGGAACGCTCCCAAACGGCAAGCAACCGGCTGGCCAAGCTTGCGATCTGCGGTGCGGGGTCTTGCTGTGCGTTCTCGATGTCCGGTAGGTAAATCGAGGGGTGGCGTGGCACAAGGCCGGCGATGGCAAGCAGCGCCGCCTCGCGAACCCGGGGCTCGGGATCGTCGAGCAGTGACACCAGCCGGTCGTGGAGATAGACCGGCTCGATTGAGCCGTGACCTCTCGGCAGGTTGCCCAGTTGGAATGCCGCGGCCCGGCGTATCGCTGCGTCTTGCGAAGTCACCCACCGATCAAGCCATTTGACGTAGTGATGCACCGGAACGGGAGGGCAAGACCATGCGCGATGGGCGTCGAGCAGAGAAACCAGCCGATCGTAATCCTCGGATGAATCGACGGTATCGAGATGGGGAAGCGCTGCCTTGACGACCGCTTTTCGTTCAGCCAGGCCATCACCGGGGAGCTGATGTCCGATCGCGATCAGGTGGGGAAATTCGAGTCGGTCGAGTTGCCCCAGCCAGGCGTGGCGGAGTTCGGGGGCTTCGGTGGCTCCCGCGAGCACCATCGCTTGGTACACCTGCAGCACCGCTTCGCTGGAAAGCTCCGGCAAATGGCCCGCGACTCGGGTTCGGAGTTTCGGGTCGCTGGAGGCTTCGCGGATGATCGTGTTCAGCGCGCGTTCGCGAAAGGCGAGGTCCTGCGAGTCGAGCCCGTGCAAAACGATGTGGCGTTTCCTCGCTTCAACCCCGGCCAGCACCATGGGCACAACCAAAGCCGAGGCGAACAGCAGTGATAGCCCTAGATGGCGCCAGTAGCGGGGGGGCAGAGGCCGTCGCATAGGGAGTAGATTAAACGCTGGGCGCTCGCCATGCCTTGGACTTCATCGGATGCGGCTCAGTCGCGCAGATCGAGGTAAGCCAGTTCCTCGGCGGTCAGCTTGAGGTCCATCGCGGGCAGCGAGGTCGCGGTCTCGTTGAGGAAACGCGGGCCGATGAGGGCGAAGGAGGGGAACGGCTGGCAGAGCACGTAGGCCGCGGCGATGTTGATCGCCGAGACGTTGTATTTCTCGGCCAACTCGAACGCACGCTCTCGGCGCTGGCGGTTCTCCGGCGAGTCCCAGGAGTTGTCGTGGTCCCAAATGCCGGCCTTGCCCGTCGCTTGCCGCGAGAGGAAGTAGCCCCGCGCCTGGCTGGACCAGGCGAAGTTGGCGATCTGGTTTTCGATGAGGTATTCGCGGAACTCATCGGTCGTGGCGGCGATGCAGCCGGCCCAGACCGGGTTGATCATCCGCGCCAGGGAGAAGTTGTTGCTCAGGAGGCTGAAGCCCTGTTTGCCGTTGGCCTTGGCGTATTCGTTGGCTTCGACAAAGCGTTCCTGGGTCCAGTTGCTGCCGCCGAAGACCTTAATGCGGCCCGCCTGGGCGTGTTCGTTGAGCACGTCGACAAACTCACCCACGGGCACCTCGAGGTTGTCGCGGTGCATGATGTAAATTTCGACGTGGTCGGTCTGCAGGCGGTCGAGCGACTCCAGCAGCTGTGAGGTCAGCGCTTCGGGGTTGCAGTGCGGGGTGTGGGCGCCCTTGGCGATGATGTTGATCTGGTCGCGCACGCCGCGGCTGGTGTGCCACTGGGCGAGGAGCCTCTCGGGGCCACCGCCGCCGTAGATCCAGGCGGTATCGAAGGTGTTGCCGCCGCGCTCGATCCAGTCGTCGAACATGACCGCGGTGTGGGCGAAGGTGCGTTGGTTGTCGCAGCCCATGACGAAGCGCGAGACGTCGCGGTCGAGGCCGGGCACGCGGTTGTACTGCATGTTGTGGCCGTCTCTGGGGGCCAGGGCGCGTCCGCTGATCGGGGTGGGGAAGCCTTCGGGGGTTTCCTGCGGGTAGGTCAGGCCGATGGCTTGCCGCCACTGGTCGAGGGTGTCCATCTGGCCGAGCGTGTCGTCCCAGGTCATGGCGGGGCTGTCGGCTTCGAGTTTGCCCGCGAGGATGGCGTCGGTGGCGACCTTGATCTCGTAGCCGAAGGCCGAATGCTGCGACTCGATTTCGTGGACGGTGTCTTCGCCCTTCACGGTGACGATGATCTTGCCTTGCTCGGCGCCGTCCCGGCTGTTGAGCCAGGGGTTGGGGACAGAGATGGTGCCGAGTTCGCCGGCGATGTGGCAGGTGTTGTCCAGCGACGCACGGACCGCGGTGGCGACCTCGGCGATCGCGCCCGTCTCAAACTCGAGGTGGGCCGCGGCCCATTCGTCGACGCCCGTCTCGCCGAGGTGGCCCGAGGCCGTGACCTTGGTGGGGTTGAGGAACGGCTTGCCGACCGAGGCCCCCGCGATGAGGCGGGCGTATTCCACGGCGTAGCAGCCCACGTCGAGGATGCCCCCGCCGCCGAGTTCGATGTTGAGCAGCCGGCCCTCGGGGTTGGCGCCCCAGTAGTCGGTGTTAAACCCAAATGACACGCGGATCATGCGCACCGGGCCGATCACGCCGCTCTGCAGGACTTCGACCAG
Protein-coding regions in this window:
- a CDS encoding aldo/keto reductase, translated to MSESVAWGILGAGTIAKAFVNGARGLPHVRVAAVGSRSVDKAKAFVDEMELPEANCHGSYDALLADPDVDAVYIATPHPMHPEWAIKAAEAGKHILCEKPVGLNHGHAMAMIQAARENNVFFMDAFKDRCHPQAHKLVEVLQSGVIGPVRMIRVSFGFNTDYWGANPEGRLLNIELGGGGILDVGCYAVEYARLIAGASVGKPFLNPTKVTASGHLGETGVDEWAAAHLEFETGAIAEVATAVRASLDNTCHIAGELGTISVPNPWLNSRDGAEQGKIIVTVKGEDTVHEIESQHSAFGYEIKVATDAILAGKLEADSPAMTWDDTLGQMDTLDQWRQAIGLTYPQETPEGFPTPISGRALAPRDGHNMQYNRVPGLDRDVSRFVMGCDNQRTFAHTAVMFDDWIERGGNTFDTAWIYGGGGPERLLAQWHTSRGVRDQINIIAKGAHTPHCNPEALTSQLLESLDRLQTDHVEIYIMHRDNLEVPVGEFVDVLNEHAQAGRIKVFGGSNWTQERFVEANEYAKANGKQGFSLLSNNFSLARMINPVWAGCIAATTDEFREYLIENQIANFAWSSQARGYFLSRQATGKAGIWDHDNSWDSPENRQRRERAFELAEKYNVSAINIAAAYVLCQPFPSFALIGPRFLNETATSLPAMDLKLTAEELAYLDLRD